The Helicobacter sp. MIT 21-1697 genome segment ATATGCTTTATATCCTCCCTTATGAGCAAGAACAAGCTATTAATACGCTTAAATCTGCACTTAAAAATGCTCAAAGCGAAATTAAAATTAGCATTTATAGTTTTACAAACAATGACATTGCTAAAATCCTGCGAGATAGTGCCAAAAGAGGTGTTCAGATTTCTATTATTTTTGATAAGGAGAGTAATGTAAAAAATGATACTTCAGTCATTGGCTATCTTGCTAAATATAATAATATTTCAGTATGTCTTTTAAGTGGTATGCGCGCTAAAAATAAGCGCTATTATGGCATTATGCACCAAAAAATGGCGATTATAGACAAGAGGATACTGATACTTGGTTCAGCAAATTGGAGTAAAAATGCGTTTGAAAATAATTTTGAAACCCTCCTTGTAAGTCGTAACGAACACTTTGTGCAAAAGGCTCTGCAAGGTTATGAAAAAATGACAAGGGCGTGTGTTGGATTTTAATCCTACTGCCCTAAAAAAAGTTTCCCCACTGCAAAAAAAGCATTTTTAAGTTCATTTTTGAAAGCATACATAATCGTAGAAATTGTGAGCACAAGCACAACAAAGGCAATGGCAATTTTTACAGGAAAACCTATGGCAAGGAGATTGAATTGTGGGTGAGTTTTCATAATCATACCAAAAATAACATCAGAAAGCAGGATAATTGCAAGAATAGGAAATGCCATAGAAAAGCCCACAGCAAAGATATTGCTAAAGGCTTTGACAAAATAAGCTGCACTTTTTGGTTCAAACACAAAGCTACCTAATGGGGTAGCCTCAATACTATGGGAAATAATAAGAAAAATAGTATGATGAAAATCAAGGCTTAAGGCAACAAGCAAACCTATAAGAGCAATAAGCTGCGCTATAATAGGTTTTTGCGCTCCACTCACAGGGTCATACGCACTTGCCATAGTGAATCCCATTGTGAAACTAATAATTTCACCGCCAAAACTAAGCATTGCAAAGACGATTTGCAAACAAACAGAAGCAATAAATCCTAACATAATTTCAAAAAGTGCAGCAATCATAAACTCTACCATACTCATATCGGGCAATGTGTAGCTAGCGAGAGGAAAAAATGCCACACTCATAAAAAACACCATTGCTGCGCGAATATGAATATTGATAAGTTGATTGTCAAAAAATGGAAAAAACGCAAATACTCCGCCAAATCGTGCAATTAATAATAAAAATACAGCAACACTATTTGGTTGGGTGAGATAAGCGACAAGCTCCATAGAATCTAGTCTTTAAGCTCTTGATATTGTAATTTAGCTTGCTCTAAAATTTCTTGGGCATTTTTAAGACTTTGCATTCCTTGCTCATAAAGGGCGAGAGATTCCTTAAGGGTAATTTCTTGGGCATTGAGTTTGCCTAGCACCTCTTTAGCGCGCTCAAGCATACCCTCAAAGTCTTCTTCTTGTATCGCTTCGTTTTTTTTATTTTCAACATTGGTTTGTGAGATGGTTTTTTGTTTTTTAGAATCTGCCATTTTATTCCTTTAGCCGTGATAATTTGGTGCTTCTTTGGTAATATCTACATCATGCACGTGAGATTCTCTAAGTCCAGCAGAGGTAATCTCTACAAACTCTGCCCTCTCCCACAAAGATTGAATATCTTTGCTACCCAAATAGCCCATTGAAGACTTTAATCCACCTATAAGCTGATGAATCACATCGCTTACTTTGCCCCGATAGGGCACTCGCCCTTCCACACCTTCAGGCACAAGTTTATCTTGCGCTGTGCCTTCTTGAAAATATCTATCCGAACTTCCTCGTGTCATTGCACCTATACTTCCCATACCACGATAGGTTTTGTATTGTCTGCCTTGATAAATGATTAAATCGCCCGGAGACTCTTCAGTGCCTGCAAGAAGACTTCCTATCATCACGCTTGAAGCACCAACTGCTAAAGCTTTAGCAATATCTCCTGAATATTTTATGCCACCATCGGCGATAATGGGGATTTTATGCTTTTGGGCAATTTGAGAGCAATCATTAATTGCTGAAATTTGGGGCATTCCCACACCAGCAACAATGCGAGTGGTGCAAATGCTACCTGGACCAATGCCTACTTTTACTGCATCAGCTCCTGCATTAATAAGGTCTTGTGTGGCTTGAGCTGTTACCACATTGCCCACCACCACATCAATGGAGAGTTTGGATTTAATGCTCTCCAATGTTTTAATGACATTAATAGAATGTCCGTGTGCAGAATCTAGCACCAACACATCAGCTCCTGCATCAGCAAGTGCTTGTGCCCTTTCAAACTGCTTCACTCCAATAGCTGCACCAACTTTTAATCGTCCAAAATTATCTTTGCAGGAATGAGGATATTCTATACGTTTTTGAATATCTTTAATTGTAATAAGTCCTTTAAGCATATAATTTTCATCAACAATAGGGAGCTTTTCAATTCTATTTTTGTGCATAATTTCTTTTGCTTCTTCAAGTGTAGTGCCTATTTTTGCTGTAACGAGAGAATCTTTTGTCATTAAATCGCCTACATATTTATTTAAATCTTGTTCAAAGCGCATATCGCGGTTAGTGAGAATCCCGATGAGTTTGCCATATTCATCAACCACAGGCACACCAGAGATTTTATAATTATCTGTCATTAATTTTGCATCAGCAAGGGTGTTATTCGCGCGGATATAAATAGGGTCAATAATAACCCCGCTCTCGCTTTTTTTTACACGTTTGATTTGCTCTACTTGTGAGGCAATATCCATATTTTTGTGGATAATGCCAATGCCACCAAGCCTTGCCATAGCAATGGCAGTGCGACATTCAGTGACGGTGTCCATTGCCGCACTTACAAGAGGAACATTCAGTGAGATATTTTTACTTAAAAGAGTTTGGGTATTTACTTCTTGGGGGAGGATTTCAGAATATGCAGGGATAAGTAAGACATCTTCAAAAGTGAGAGCTTTTTGTTTTATTTTCATATTTTACTCCTTTATAAGCTTAATTGTTTATTTCTTTTTC includes the following:
- a CDS encoding phospholipase D-like domain-containing protein — its product is MQEKMTKIYRICLIVGILHTILWGTSLHSSDDMLYILPYEQEQAINTLKSALKNAQSEIKISIYSFTNNDIAKILRDSAKRGVQISIIFDKESNVKNDTSVIGYLAKYNNISVCLLSGMRAKNKRYYGIMHQKMAIIDKRILILGSANWSKNAFENNFETLLVSRNEHFVQKALQGYEKMTRACVGF
- the fliR gene encoding flagellar biosynthetic protein FliR encodes the protein MELVAYLTQPNSVAVFLLLIARFGGVFAFFPFFDNQLINIHIRAAMVFFMSVAFFPLASYTLPDMSMVEFMIAALFEIMLGFIASVCLQIVFAMLSFGGEIISFTMGFTMASAYDPVSGAQKPIIAQLIALIGLLVALSLDFHHTIFLIISHSIEATPLGSFVFEPKSAAYFVKAFSNIFAVGFSMAFPILAIILLSDVIFGMIMKTHPQFNLLAIGFPVKIAIAFVVLVLTISTIMYAFKNELKNAFFAVGKLFLGQ
- the xseB gene encoding exodeoxyribonuclease VII small subunit is translated as MADSKKQKTISQTNVENKKNEAIQEEDFEGMLERAKEVLGKLNAQEITLKESLALYEQGMQSLKNAQEILEQAKLQYQELKD
- the guaB gene encoding IMP dehydrogenase; the encoded protein is MKIKQKALTFEDVLLIPAYSEILPQEVNTQTLLSKNISLNVPLVSAAMDTVTECRTAIAMARLGGIGIIHKNMDIASQVEQIKRVKKSESGVIIDPIYIRANNTLADAKLMTDNYKISGVPVVDEYGKLIGILTNRDMRFEQDLNKYVGDLMTKDSLVTAKIGTTLEEAKEIMHKNRIEKLPIVDENYMLKGLITIKDIQKRIEYPHSCKDNFGRLKVGAAIGVKQFERAQALADAGADVLVLDSAHGHSINVIKTLESIKSKLSIDVVVGNVVTAQATQDLINAGADAVKVGIGPGSICTTRIVAGVGMPQISAINDCSQIAQKHKIPIIADGGIKYSGDIAKALAVGASSVMIGSLLAGTEESPGDLIIYQGRQYKTYRGMGSIGAMTRGSSDRYFQEGTAQDKLVPEGVEGRVPYRGKVSDVIHQLIGGLKSSMGYLGSKDIQSLWERAEFVEITSAGLRESHVHDVDITKEAPNYHG